The following coding sequences lie in one Arachis ipaensis cultivar K30076 chromosome B03, Araip1.1, whole genome shotgun sequence genomic window:
- the LOC107634819 gene encoding probable transmembrane ascorbate ferrireductase 3, whose amino-acid sequence MRSSSTLALAQLFGFLALILLLVWLLHYRGGIEYDSEDPDRVFNVHPFLMYFGFIFLVGQAIMTHHMVTIEWTTRKTIHAMLHLIAIVLGIVGICAVFKYHDMVNLVDVYSLHSWIGLGTFCLFGLQWLGGLMFMFGARESRVSMSPWHIAGGRALLYMAICAAMTGFMNRYAMLKLLPHQRETHLINFTALAILLFGVFVDISVGLAHYGH is encoded by the exons ATGCGTTCTAGCAGTACCTTGGCTTTAGCACAGTTGTTTGGCTTCCTTGCCCTCATCCTCTTGCTTGTTTGGTTGCTGCATTACCGCGGCGGGATCGAGTATGATTCTGAAGATCCGGATCGCGTCTTCAAT GTTCACCCTTTTCTGATGTACTTTGGGTTCATTTTCCTTGTTGGCCAAG CGATAATGACACACCACATGGTAACAATAGAATGGACAACACGAAAGACGATTCATGCAATGCTTCATTTGATTGCTATAGTACTTGGAATTGTTGGTATATGTGCAGTCTTCAAGTACCATGATATGGTCAACTTGGTTGATGTATACAGCCTCCACTCATGGATTGGCCTTGGTACCTTCTGCTTGTTCGGCTTGCAGTGGCTTGGTGGACTAATGTTCATGTTCGGAGCTCGAGAATCAAGAGTTTCAATGTCTCCATGGCACATAGCTGGCGGTAGAGCACTGTTGTACATGGCAATATGTGCTGCAATGACGGGTTTCATGAATAGGTATGCAATGTTGAAACTATTACCGCACCAGAGAGAGACTCATTTGATCAACTTCACCGCCCTTGCAAttctcttgtttggtgtctttgtCGATATCTCAGTTGGTTTGGCTCATTATGGCCATTGA
- the LOC107632078 gene encoding protein OBERON 3: MIGGKELGNGGVDSADESSRSKLTRPNFEPSREYPDKKGVEFLRDSEMGGVHSKATSSSMVGGASSGLQELTLSYLCDAQGLGLAADKDIPIPGKSFLLNNHCLEKVVSHKGKEILVSENSNHVDGGKFVERDFLSLSDTRENNSSKRSVEEEEEEQESNREKKPRLETLNLSLALPDVSLSLTASNALQNGADQQQPQPLRPKPTRPSTTTWSNNDCTATASLSYSYSHPFSHNPSCSLTRNSTDNFDYSVSKDDQIWNCGEGTNGSVHSRFKPIGDGVGFSNHGGGISSFMQGNSQFKTTSSDNHSFFPSELPARPRFEAQSGDSRGRNSENVRILEGLDGGGKMKKLSRPERILREVVSESVPAAALMIQELADEVIASTKEYLKNLIEKPDKKDELVSLQSRLERRSDLSKETLSKCHKVQLEILVSVKMGLASFLYGKIQLSEMVEVFLYRRCRNVNCKSLLPVDDCDCKICSGNKGFCSSCMCPICLNFDCASNTCSWVGCDVCSHWCHAVCGIQRNLIKPGPSLKGPAGTSEMQFHCIGCGHASEMFGFVKDVFMCCAKDWGLETLMKELDCVRKIFRGSEDRKGKELHVKTDDMLLKLQTKMASPSDACNYITQFFNYADNLPDFPLSAISAKDMASSQSNITKDTPSLPKTSSLMPKYAYDMSYSRPHSGALPNDLHQKDFKASILSELKTEADFQLGALLRKGGLDSLESIVRIKEAEAKMFQTKADEARREAEGFQKMIRTKTAQMEEEYAEKLAKLCLHETEEMRRKKLEELKVLEGSHYDYYKMKKRMQDEIDGLLERMEATKQQWV, from the exons ATGATTGGAGGTAAGGAACTTGGTAATGGTGGTGTTGACTCTGCGGATGAAAGCTCAAGAAGCAAGCTGACAAGGCCGAATTTTGAGCCCAGCAGGGAGTACCCGGATAAGAAAGGTGTTGAATTTCTGAGAGATTCAGAGATGGGTGGTGTTCACTCAAAGGCCACAAGCAGCAGCATGGTTGGTGGTGCCAGCTCAGGATTGCAAGAACTCACCCTGAGCTACCTCTGCGATGCACAAGGGCTGGGTCTTGCTGCTGATAAGGATATTCCTATTCCTGGTAAGAGCTTCTTGCTGAATAATCATTGTTTAGAAAAAGTTGTTAGCCACAAGGGCAAAGAGATTCTTGTTTCCGAGAATTCAAATCATGTTGATGGTGGTAAATTTGTTGAAAGAGATTTCTTGAGCCTGAGTGATACCAGAGAGAATAACTCCTCAAAGCGATCggttgaggaagaagaagaggagcaaGAGAGTAATAGGGAGAAGAAGCCAAGGCTTGAGACACTGAATCTCTCTCTTGCTTTGCCTGATGTCTCACTCTCTCTCACCGCTTCAAACGCCTTACAAAACGGTGCTGATCAGCAACAACCACAACCGCTTCGGCCTAAACCTACCAGGCCCTCAACTACAACATGGTCTAATAATGATTGCACAGCAACAGCTTCTTTGTCTTACTCTTACTCTCACCCTTTCTCACACAACCCAAGTTGCTCGCTTAcccgcaattcaactgataattTTGACTACTCTGTGAGTAAGGATGACCAAATTTGGAATTGTGGGGAGGGGACTAACGGTTCTGTTCACAGTAGGTTCAAGCCAATTGGAGATGGGGTTGGGTTTTCCAATCATGGTGGTGGTATTAGCTCCTTTATGCAGGGAAATAGCCAGTTTAAGACTACTAGTTCGGATAATCATTCCTTTTTCCCTTCTGAATTGCCTGCCAGACCAAGATTTGAAGCTCAATCTGGGGACTCGAGGGGTAGGAATTCCGAGAATGTGAGAATCTTGGAAGGGTTAGATGGTGGGGGGAAGATGAAGAAGCTCTCAAGGCCTGAGAGGATCCTGAGGGAAGTTGTTTCTGAGTCTGTTCCCGCCGCAGCACTGATGATTCAGGAGCTTGCTGATGAAGTCATAGCTTCAACCAAGGAATACCTGAAGAATCTCATTGAGAAGCCTGACAAGAAAGATGAATTGGTCAGCCTACAAAGCAGGCTTGAAAGAAGATCTGACCTCTCCAAAGAGACTCTTTCCAAGTGCCATAAGGTGCAGTTGGAGATTCTGGTTTCTGTCAAGATGGGGCTTGCAAGCTTCTTATATGGTAAAATTCAATTATCTGAGATGGTAGAGGTTTTCTTATATAGGAGATGTAGGAATGTTAACTGCAAGAGTCTGCTTCCTGTTGATGACTGTGACTGCAAGATTTGCTCAGGGAATAAGGGATTTTGTAGTTCGTGTATGTGTCCTATTTGTTTGAACTTCGATTGCGCAAGCAATACTTGTAGTTGGGTTGGTTGTGATGTTTGTTCCCATTGGTGCCATGCTGTCTGTGGCATTCAGAGGAACCTCATCAAGCCCGGTCCGAGCTTGAAGGGACCTGCGGGGACCTCAGAAATGCAGTTTCATTGTATTGGCTGTGGACATGCTTCTGAAATGTTTGGGTTTGTTAAGGATGTGTTCATGTGTTGTGCAAAGGATTGGGGACTTGAAACCTTGATGAAGGAGCTCGACTGTGTGAGGAAGATTTTTAGGGGAAGTGAAGACCGTAAAGGGAAAGAATTGCATGTCAAAACTGATGACATGCTGTTAAAGCTTCAAACTAAAATGGCTTCTCCTTCAGATGCCTGCAATTATATCACACAATTTTTCAACT ATGCAGATAACTTGCCAGACTTTCCCCTTTCTGCCATATCTGCAAAGGATATGGCATCATCTCAATCCAACATTACGAAAGACACACCATCTCTTCCAAAAACTAGTTCCCTAATGCCTAAATATGCTTATGACATGAGCTATTCTAGGCCACATTCTGGTGCCTTGCCAAATGATCTTCATCAAAAGGACTTCAAAGCTTCCATATTAAGCGAACTAAAAACTGAGGCTGATTTCCAACTGGGGGCTTTGCTAAGGAAAGGTGGACTTGACAGCTTGGAGAGCATTGTTCGGATAAAGGAGGCGGAAGCGAAAATGTTTCAGACGAAGGCGGATGAAGCAAGGAGGGAGGCAGAAGGGTTCCAGAAGATGATCAGGACAAAGACCGCGCAGATGGAAGAAGAGTATGCCGAAAAGCTAGCCAAACTGTGTTTGCATGAGACTGAGGAAATGAGGAGGAAGAAACTAGAAGAACTCAAAGTCTTGGAAGGTTCCCATTATGATTACTATAAGATGAAGAAGAGAATGCAAGATGAGATAGATGGTTTATTGGAGAGAATGGAAGCAACAAAGCAGCAAtgggtttaa
- the LOC110269548 gene encoding uncharacterized protein LOC110269548, whose product MTTLRMLLAVATNRNWFLHQLDFNTTFLHGDLPEEVYMRAPLGLNAPEGKVEHKTPFTLFYDNQSALHIAANPVFYERTKYLEVDYHLVRDRSQEGMVKLLPIKTTQKIVDILMKALSPAPFAACRSKLRLLNLYPRSLREGIT is encoded by the exons ATGACCACCTTGCGCATGCTGCTAGCTGTTGCGACTAATAGGAATTGGTTTCTGCATCAACTCGACTTCAACACAACATTTTTACATGGGGACTTGCCTGAAGAAGTCTACATGCGGGCACCTCTAGGTCTCAATGCTCCAGAGGGAAAG GTGGAACACAAAACACCTTTTACTCTCTTCTATGATAACCAGTCCGCTTTACACATAGCCGCAAATCCTGTTTTTTATGAGAGAACAAAATATTTGGAGGTGGACTACCATTTGGTTAGGGACAGATCCCAAGAAGGGATGGTGAAGTTACTGCCAATTAAGACTACCCAGAAAATTGTAGACATTCTTATGAAAGCCTTGTCTCCAGCGCCCTTCGCTGCATGTCGTAGCAAGCTGAGACTTTTGAATCTCTACCCTCGCAGCTTGAGGGAGGGTATCACTTGA